One genomic segment of Desulfatiglans sp. includes these proteins:
- a CDS encoding CBS domain-containing protein, translating into MSETALKEIITTHINADFDALSSMMAAKKLYPDATIVFPGSQEKNLRNFFIHSLSYLFSFTRTKQIDFNAIERLILVDTRQRDRIGRFAEIIDKEGLDIHIYDHHPSSNNDVKGNKEIIKPVGSTTTILAEMIKGRSLSLTPDEATVMLLGIHEDTGSFTFSSTTPEDHIIAAWLTEQGADRNILSGLLTRELTAEQIWVLNDLTQSAIKIVINGVELVTAKVIREEYIGDFAMLVHKFMDMENIQVLFALAQMEDKIYLVARSRNDAVNVAEIALEFGGGGHPQAASATISKKTIIQVERTLLALLKNLINHGKTAKDMMTSPVIHILPEKSVRDASALLTRYNINVLIVLNRAGKLEGYITRQIMEKAVFFNLGHIPVKEYMNIDFHTVTPDTPLSEVQELIIKNNLRVLPVLREETLVGVITRTDLMNILVGGPVIKDFSYDTSHSLHFSKNKNLAHMLKEQVPEHILEIIKKFGDCADRLGYRAYLVGGLVRDILFKRENYDVDIVIEGDGIIFAHEFAKDNNARVRSHKKFGTAVLIFPDGFKVDVATARMEYYETPAAPPTVETSSLKMDLFRRDFTINTLAIRLNSRNYGDLIDYFGAQKDIKERVIRVLHNLSFVEDPTRVFRAIRFEQRFGLKIGRLTLSLIRNAVDINCFKDLSGRRLFMELKLILMEDEPLKAVTRMHQFDLLKFLSRNIDFNDKLIKLLENINGVISWFRLLYLDEPCDSWRVYWFALTSNLDTEEYNSLTTRLMMNDLECVRMNRQRQDVWRLLDSLFRIESEDNYSIYTLLSQYDTEFLLFIMAKANNEKIKKIISSYFTKLKGINISVKGRDLKAMGFEPGPVYREIMTGLLEARLKNMVNSKKEEMEFVKARYLNKSGK; encoded by the coding sequence ATGTCTGAAACAGCCTTAAAAGAGATCATAACAACCCACATAAATGCCGATTTTGATGCACTTTCTTCAATGATGGCAGCAAAAAAGCTATATCCTGATGCCACGATAGTTTTTCCAGGCTCTCAGGAAAAAAACCTGAGAAATTTTTTTATTCATTCGTTATCATACCTCTTCAGCTTTACAAGAACAAAGCAGATAGATTTTAATGCAATAGAGCGCCTTATACTTGTTGATACCAGGCAGAGAGACCGTATAGGCAGGTTTGCTGAGATAATAGATAAAGAGGGGCTGGATATACATATATATGACCATCACCCATCATCAAACAATGATGTTAAGGGAAATAAGGAAATTATCAAACCGGTCGGGTCTACTACAACCATCCTTGCTGAGATGATAAAGGGGCGCAGCCTGAGTCTTACACCTGATGAGGCCACTGTCATGCTTCTTGGTATTCATGAAGACACAGGTTCATTTACCTTTTCATCCACCACCCCTGAAGACCATATCATTGCCGCATGGCTTACAGAACAGGGGGCTGACAGAAATATCCTCTCAGGCCTCCTTACAAGGGAACTCACTGCCGAACAGATATGGGTGCTTAATGACCTTACACAGTCTGCTATAAAAATCGTGATCAATGGTGTTGAGCTGGTTACTGCAAAGGTTATAAGGGAGGAATATATCGGGGATTTTGCCATGCTTGTCCATAAGTTTATGGACATGGAAAATATCCAGGTGCTTTTTGCACTGGCCCAGATGGAAGACAAGATCTATCTTGTGGCCAGGAGCAGAAATGATGCAGTAAATGTCGCTGAAATTGCCCTTGAATTCGGGGGAGGGGGGCACCCGCAGGCAGCATCAGCAACCATAAGCAAAAAGACCATAATACAGGTGGAAAGAACACTGCTTGCCCTGCTCAAGAACCTGATAAACCACGGGAAGACGGCAAAGGATATGATGACATCGCCTGTAATCCATATCCTGCCAGAAAAAAGCGTCAGGGATGCCTCAGCCCTTTTGACTAGATACAACATAAATGTACTGATAGTTTTAAACAGGGCCGGAAAACTGGAGGGGTATATCACCAGACAGATCATGGAGAAGGCGGTATTCTTCAACCTTGGTCATATACCTGTAAAGGAGTATATGAATATAGATTTCCACACTGTTACGCCTGACACCCCCTTGAGTGAGGTACAGGAGCTGATAATCAAGAATAACCTGCGTGTGCTCCCGGTATTGAGGGAGGAGACTCTTGTGGGTGTCATTACCCGCACCGATCTCATGAATATACTTGTCGGCGGCCCTGTTATTAAGGATTTTTCATACGATACCTCGCATAGCCTTCATTTTTCAAAAAATAAGAATCTTGCCCACATGCTGAAGGAACAGGTGCCTGAACACATCCTGGAAATCATTAAAAAATTCGGTGACTGTGCAGACAGGCTTGGGTACAGGGCATACCTTGTAGGGGGGCTGGTGAGGGATATCCTTTTCAAGCGGGAAAATTATGATGTTGATATTGTCATTGAAGGGGATGGCATCATATTTGCCCATGAATTTGCAAAGGATAACAATGCAAGGGTCCGAAGCCATAAAAAATTTGGAACAGCGGTTCTTATATTCCCTGACGGATTCAAGGTAGATGTGGCTACTGCACGTATGGAATATTATGAGACGCCTGCAGCCCCGCCTACAGTGGAAACCAGTTCTCTTAAGATGGATCTCTTCAGAAGGGATTTCACCATCAACACCCTTGCCATAAGGCTTAATAGCAGGAACTATGGTGATCTCATAGATTATTTCGGCGCACAGAAGGATATAAAGGAGCGGGTTATAAGGGTGCTTCATAATCTCTCTTTTGTGGAGGACCCTACCAGGGTCTTCAGGGCAATAAGGTTTGAACAGCGCTTTGGGCTCAAAATAGGCAGGCTTACCCTGTCACTCATCAGGAATGCGGTGGATATCAACTGCTTCAAGGATCTTTCAGGCAGAAGGCTTTTCATGGAGCTGAAACTTATCCTTATGGAGGATGAGCCTTTAAAGGCCGTAACCAGGATGCATCAGTTCGATCTCCTGAAATTCTTATCAAGAAATATCGATTTTAATGATAAGTTAATTAAATTATTGGAAAATATCAATGGTGTAATATCATGGTTCAGGCTTCTCTACCTGGATGAACCGTGTGACAGCTGGCGGGTTTACTGGTTTGCCCTTACCTCAAACCTTGATACTGAAGAGTATAACAGCCTGACCACAAGGCTGATGATGAATGACCTGGAATGCGTCAGGATGAACAGGCAGAGGCAGGATGTATGGCGTCTGCTTGACAGCCTCTTCAGGATAGAAAGTGAGGATAATTATAGTATCTATACTTTACTCTCACAATATGATACAGAGTTCCTGCTTTTTATAATGGCAAAGGCCAACAATGAAAAGATAAAAAAGATAATATCAAGTTATTTCACTAAGTTAAAGGGTATAAACATAAGTGTAAAGGGCAGGGATCTGAAGGCAATGGGGTTTGAGCCGGGGCCTGTTTACAGGGAGATAATGACAGGGCTTTTAGAGGCAAGGCTTAAAAACATGGTAAACAGCAAAAAGGAAGAGATGGAATTTGTAAAAGCCAGATATCTGAACAAATCCGGCAAATAG
- the scpB gene encoding SMC-Scp complex subunit ScpB has translation MAKSLKMIIEALLFSSDKPLTVKDIHDCIPDADKTEIKNSLTILIHDYDTLERSFIIKEIAGGFQFRSRPEYGSYILRMFQKTPNRLSRATIETLAIIAYKQPILKSEIERLRGVDVGGILKTLMEKGLVKIMGRKELPGRPLVYGTTKRFLEVFDLKDLSSLPKLKEIKDFAADQYEPTVISRDTPDGNSTGEEPVLPFKEYIDQESDAGGYTYSEEAETDVVYAETHEESYEDDSLREVSYEVDSDPEDRNITEDADSEPGYTDMPDDESDQDGNGTED, from the coding sequence ATGGCCAAATCACTGAAGATGATAATTGAGGCATTGCTCTTTTCATCAGATAAACCACTTACTGTAAAGGATATCCATGACTGCATCCCTGATGCAGACAAGACGGAGATAAAGAACTCCCTTACAATCCTTATTCATGATTATGACACCCTTGAGCGCAGCTTTATTATCAAGGAGATTGCAGGAGGGTTTCAGTTCAGGAGCCGCCCTGAATACGGCTCCTATATCCTGAGGATGTTTCAGAAAACCCCTAACAGGCTTTCAAGGGCAACCATCGAGACCCTTGCTATCATTGCCTACAAGCAGCCGATACTTAAAAGCGAGATAGAAAGGCTTAGAGGGGTTGATGTAGGCGGGATATTAAAGACCCTTATGGAAAAGGGATTGGTCAAGATTATGGGCCGCAAGGAGCTGCCGGGCAGGCCACTTGTCTATGGCACAACAAAGAGGTTCCTTGAGGTCTTTGACCTTAAAGACCTTTCCTCTCTCCCTAAACTCAAGGAGATAAAGGACTTTGCAGCGGATCAGTATGAACCGACAGTAATCAGCAGGGATACCCCGGATGGAAATAGCACAGGTGAAGAGCCTGTTTTGCCTTTTAAAGAATATATAGATCAGGAATCTGATGCCGGGGGATATACCTATTCTGAAGAGGCAGAAACAGATGTTGTATATGCAGAAACCCATGAAGAGTCATATGAGGATGATTCATTAAGGGAGGTCTCATATGAGGTTGATTCTGATCCGGAAGATAGAAATATAACCGAAGATGCAGATTCTGAACCGGGGTATACAGATATGCCGGATGATGAAAGTGATCAGGATGGGAATGGAACAGAGGATTAA
- a CDS encoding PhzF family phenazine biosynthesis protein — protein MPSNLTNSYRVVDVFTNTPFEGNPLAVFPDASGMDTATMQKIAKELNLSETTFVFPATRPDCVAKVRIFTPVKEMDFAGHPTIGTGYVLMKEGIIHEETKNFMLEESIGPVPVHVDKGLNPLIWLCTPPITSGMTFDRLICAQAIGIRSEDLIDISPQLLSAGNPTLFIAVKDKEAVDRVHLNFEKIDSLKKIYPDKFCQFVFTPTPEGAYSRMFAPDYGIIEDPATGSSTGPLAQYMMQHNLISASSGTRFISEQGTKMGRKSILHVHIKGMNGKEGIFVGGHVTPISECVMKL, from the coding sequence ATGCCATCAAATTTAACGAATAGTTATAGAGTTGTTGATGTCTTTACCAATACACCATTTGAGGGTAATCCTCTTGCGGTATTTCCTGATGCATCAGGCATGGATACAGCCACCATGCAGAAAATTGCAAAGGAACTTAATTTGTCAGAGACCACCTTTGTATTTCCTGCAACCAGACCTGACTGTGTAGCCAAAGTAAGGATATTTACACCCGTAAAGGAGATGGATTTTGCAGGACACCCAACCATTGGTACTGGTTATGTGCTTATGAAAGAGGGAATTATTCATGAAGAGACAAAGAATTTTATGCTTGAAGAGAGCATTGGGCCTGTCCCGGTTCATGTGGATAAAGGGCTGAACCCGTTGATATGGTTATGTACACCACCAATAACATCAGGCATGACCTTTGACAGATTAATCTGCGCGCAGGCGATTGGCATAAGGTCAGAAGACCTTATAGATATATCACCTCAACTGTTAAGCGCCGGTAACCCTACCCTGTTTATTGCTGTAAAGGATAAAGAGGCTGTTGACAGGGTACATCTCAATTTTGAGAAAATTGATTCACTAAAAAAGATATACCCTGATAAATTTTGCCAGTTTGTTTTTACTCCCACACCTGAAGGAGCTTACTCTCGCATGTTTGCCCCTGATTATGGCATCATAGAAGACCCTGCAACCGGCAGTTCAACCGGGCCACTGGCACAGTATATGATGCAGCATAATCTTATTTCAGCTTCTTCAGGAACCAGGTTCATAAGCGAACAGGGTACAAAGATGGGACGCAAGAGTATTTTACATGTGCATATAAAGGGTATGAATGGTAAGGAGGGAATTTTTGTTGGAGGTCACGTTACCCCGATATCTGAATGTGTGATGAAATTATGA
- a CDS encoding class I SAM-dependent methyltransferase, translated as MSEKYEEMKSFFDARVSGYDEKMAATIEEYDNFYRNVATPIEKTDKPIEVLDLGAGTGIELEYIFENAPNARITAVDLSEEMLKKLVKKYEAHHKQIRTIADSYLSIDLAPHSYDYIVTVMSLHHLMPAKKIYLYKKLREALISGGAFIEGDYIVSTEEEKRLLNEFYQYKKNNPLIEDGEYHIDIPFSEEAQMQALKDAGFQNVNVLFRTPRANVVVANV; from the coding sequence ATGTCTGAGAAATATGAAGAGATGAAATCCTTTTTCGATGCAAGAGTTAGTGGCTATGATGAAAAGATGGCTGCCACTATTGAGGAATATGACAATTTCTATAGAAATGTTGCTACTCCTATTGAAAAGACAGATAAACCTATCGAAGTCCTTGATCTAGGTGCTGGCACAGGTATTGAACTGGAATATATATTTGAAAATGCCCCAAACGCCAGGATAACTGCTGTTGATTTATCTGAAGAGATGTTGAAAAAGCTTGTAAAAAAGTATGAGGCTCATCACAAGCAAATCAGAACCATAGCTGATTCATATCTTTCAATTGATTTGGCACCCCATTCATATGATTATATAGTTACAGTGATGTCACTCCATCACTTGATGCCGGCAAAAAAGATCTACCTGTATAAAAAGCTGAGAGAAGCCCTTATTTCTGGAGGAGCTTTTATTGAAGGAGACTATATTGTATCAACAGAAGAAGAGAAAAGGCTTTTAAACGAGTTTTATCAATATAAGAAAAATAACCCTTTGATTGAAGATGGAGAGTATCATATTGATATCCCTTTTAGTGAAGAAGCGCAGATGCAGGCATTAAAAGATGCCGGATTCCAAAATGTAAATGTATTATTTCGTACACCTAGGGCTAATGTGGTTGTCGCTAATGTATAA
- a CDS encoding glutathione S-transferase family protein: MENEIVLYGHNTLRTLRVHWILNELSIPYQSVKVLPDSEYSKSDEYKKINLTGKILSLKIDGIYLFESAAICLYLTERFGDKNTIPVLGTIERARLYQWCFFVMTELDAHTLYILSKHGGALKERYGASEVAVKTAREGFETQITKVENELKDGREFLLGDTFSVADILLGTCIESATRLKSYVAINTPSICIKYWERLKYREAFIKAFNLNTRK, encoded by the coding sequence ATGGAAAATGAAATAGTATTATATGGACATAATACATTAAGGACATTAAGGGTTCACTGGATACTGAATGAGTTATCTATTCCATATCAGTCTGTTAAAGTTTTACCGGATAGCGAATATAGCAAAAGCGATGAATATAAGAAAATCAACCTTACCGGAAAAATACTTTCATTAAAAATTGATGGTATTTATCTATTTGAAAGCGCTGCTATCTGCCTTTACCTTACAGAACGCTTTGGTGATAAAAATACTATTCCTGTTTTAGGAACTATTGAGAGGGCCAGGTTATACCAATGGTGTTTCTTCGTTATGACAGAGCTGGATGCCCATACACTGTATATACTCAGTAAACATGGCGGGGCATTAAAAGAAAGATACGGCGCATCAGAGGTTGCGGTCAAGACAGCCCGGGAGGGGTTTGAAACACAAATCACTAAAGTCGAAAATGAGCTTAAGGATGGCAGAGAATTTTTACTGGGAGATACTTTTAGTGTAGCGGACATTCTCCTTGGAACATGTATTGAGTCGGCTACCAGGTTAAAATCATATGTCGCAATAAATACTCCATCTATTTGTATAAAATATTGGGAAAGACTGAAATATCGTGAAGCTTTTATAAAGGCGTTTAATTTAAATACCCGGAAATAA
- the trpS gene encoding tryptophan--tRNA ligase, producing the protein MMQKRIVSGMRPTGRMHLGHLHGALNNWKNLQEEYECFFFIADWHALTSEYANTKVIKGSVNEIVKDWISVGLDPLKSTFFVQSEIKEHTELHLVFSMITPLPWLERNPTYKEQLKELTQKDLYTYGFLGYPVLQAADILMYKANGVPVGEDQAPHVELTREIARRFNFLYQKELFPEPATLLAPTSRILGLDRRKMSKSYNNSIYLTDTDNDIRTAVSQMVTDPQRMRKTDPGNPDICNVFTFHQIYSPSETVNQINVECRNAGIGCVACKKMMAENLISALKPIRAKRAELDSHPDMVREIMESGNKRARSIASDTMAEVKAVIGI; encoded by the coding sequence ATAATGCAGAAAAGAATAGTCAGTGGTATGCGGCCTACAGGCAGAATGCATCTCGGGCACCTTCATGGTGCATTGAACAACTGGAAGAACCTTCAGGAAGAGTATGAATGCTTTTTTTTCATAGCGGACTGGCATGCCCTTACAAGCGAATATGCCAATACAAAGGTAATAAAGGGCTCTGTTAACGAGATAGTAAAGGACTGGATTTCTGTCGGGCTTGATCCGTTAAAATCCACATTTTTTGTACAATCCGAGATAAAGGAGCATACTGAGCTGCATCTTGTATTTTCAATGATAACGCCTCTTCCCTGGCTGGAAAGAAACCCGACATACAAGGAGCAGCTTAAGGAGCTGACCCAGAAGGATCTTTATACTTATGGTTTTCTGGGGTATCCAGTGCTTCAGGCCGCTGATATCCTCATGTACAAAGCAAACGGGGTGCCTGTTGGCGAAGACCAGGCCCCCCATGTTGAACTTACGAGGGAGATAGCCAGGCGTTTCAATTTCCTTTACCAGAAGGAGCTCTTCCCTGAACCTGCAACGCTTCTGGCCCCTACCTCAAGGATACTGGGGCTTGACAGGCGTAAAATGAGCAAGAGCTATAACAATTCCATCTACCTGACAGATACTGATAACGATATAAGGACAGCGGTCAGCCAGATGGTCACAGACCCTCAGCGTATGAGAAAGACAGACCCGGGTAACCCAGATATATGTAATGTGTTTACATTTCACCAGATCTACAGCCCATCCGAGACTGTAAACCAGATCAATGTGGAGTGCAGGAATGCGGGAATAGGGTGTGTGGCATGCAAAAAGATGATGGCGGAAAACCTGATAAGCGCCCTTAAGCCCATAAGGGCGAAAAGGGCTGAGCTGGACTCTCATCCCGACATGGTCAGGGAGATTATGGAAAGCGGAAATAAAAGGGCCAGATCCATTGCCTCAGATACGATGGCAGAGGTCAAGGCCGTTATCGGGATCTGA
- a CDS encoding tellurite resistance TerB family protein: MTLNREQEAVLLIRAMIASAASDKYIDKKERKLY; encoded by the coding sequence ATGACCTTAAACAGGGAACAGGAGGCTGTGCTTCTTATCCGTGCCATGATAGCATCTGCTGCTTCAGACAAGTATATAGATAAAAAGGAAAGGAAATTATATTAA
- a CDS encoding segregation/condensation protein A, whose protein sequence is MEEREDYKIKLEIFEGPLDLLIHLIRKNEVDIFDIPIALITDQYLEYIDMMKALNINVAGDFLVMAATLIHIKSRLLLPGKDEEGEETDPRDEITRPLLEYLQFKELADDLAERQVLERDVFQRRPDKDYSADFEPEDAQIEVNLFQLMDAFKRILDNYVPDAELTFRTENFTINDKITLILDELKQKQSLFFMDLFKADRSLEEFVITFLAVLEIVHMGLVRVYQPTVESDIRIEARFEEKEEVDNGQITEDDN, encoded by the coding sequence GTGGAAGAAAGAGAAGACTATAAAATAAAGCTGGAGATCTTTGAGGGGCCCCTTGATCTCCTTATCCATCTTATCCGCAAGAATGAGGTGGATATATTTGATATCCCGATTGCCCTTATTACGGATCAGTATCTTGAGTACATTGATATGATGAAGGCGCTCAATATTAATGTGGCGGGTGATTTTCTGGTCATGGCCGCGACCCTAATCCATATCAAATCAAGGTTGCTCCTGCCCGGAAAAGATGAGGAGGGTGAGGAGACAGACCCCAGGGATGAAATCACAAGGCCTCTTTTGGAATATCTCCAGTTCAAGGAGCTGGCAGACGATCTGGCAGAAAGGCAGGTGCTTGAGAGGGATGTATTTCAGCGAAGGCCTGACAAGGATTATTCTGCTGATTTTGAACCTGAAGATGCACAGATTGAGGTCAATCTTTTCCAGCTGATGGATGCCTTTAAAAGGATACTGGATAATTATGTCCCGGATGCTGAGCTTACATTCAGGACAGAAAATTTTACAATAAATGACAAGATAACCTTGATACTGGATGAACTGAAACAGAAACAGAGCCTGTTTTTCATGGATCTTTTCAAGGCAGACAGGAGCCTTGAGGAGTTTGTGATCACATTCCTGGCGGTGCTTGAGATAGTTCATATGGGTCTTGTAAGGGTTTACCAGCCCACTGTTGAAAGCGATATACGTATTGAAGCACGTTTTGAAGAAAAAGAGGAAGTAGATAATGGCCAAATCACTGAAGATGATAATTGA
- a CDS encoding cation transporter, producing MKSLKEKISTRTGAIKLSMIVIICLIILKVFISIISHSISISAQAADSLLDIFSTAITLIALNMSAAPADEEHPFGHGKAEGIAALVQAILVLGAGVFIIYSSVQRILHGTVIRPDEGIAVMIISIIVSFILSRHLHNVARATGSTAIDASAKNISADVYSAAGVLIGLIMVRITKVAIIDPIIALIMAVFVLKAGYEVTLRAMHELIDYALPKEEQAILEKCLGEHDTLICDYHAMRSRRAGNERFIDLHIVMPRNLSFEDSHAMCDHLEQDIKTRLKSANVIIHAEPCSSENCPKCSIPACDLRSV from the coding sequence ATGAAAAGCCTTAAAGAAAAAATATCGACCAGAACAGGTGCTATCAAGCTTTCAATGATCGTAATAATTTGCCTTATTATCCTCAAGGTATTTATATCCATTATTTCACACAGTATCAGCATCTCCGCTCAGGCGGCTGACAGTCTGCTTGACATTTTTTCAACAGCTATAACCCTTATTGCGCTTAACATGTCCGCTGCACCGGCTGATGAAGAACATCCCTTTGGTCACGGCAAGGCGGAAGGGATTGCTGCTCTTGTTCAGGCTATTCTGGTGCTTGGCGCAGGGGTTTTCATTATCTACTCTTCAGTTCAGCGCATTCTTCATGGTACAGTAATAAGACCGGATGAAGGCATTGCGGTAATGATCATTTCAATAATTGTCAGTTTCATTCTTTCCCGACACCTTCATAATGTTGCCAGGGCAACAGGCTCCACTGCTATTGATGCTTCGGCTAAGAATATAAGCGCAGATGTTTACTCTGCCGCAGGGGTATTAATTGGTCTGATTATGGTACGTATTACAAAAGTAGCTATTATAGACCCGATTATTGCCCTTATAATGGCAGTGTTTGTTTTAAAGGCAGGATATGAAGTCACACTCCGTGCAATGCATGAGCTGATAGATTATGCGTTACCTAAAGAGGAGCAGGCTATTTTAGAAAAATGCCTTGGTGAACATGATACCCTGATTTGCGACTATCATGCAATGCGCAGCAGACGCGCAGGGAATGAAAGGTTTATTGATCTGCATATTGTGATGCCACGAAATCTGAGCTTTGAAGATTCTCATGCCATGTGCGATCACCTTGAGCAGGATATAAAAACCAGGTTAAAAAGCGCCAATGTGATAATACATGCGGAACCATGCAGTTCAGAAAATTGTCCAAAGTGTTCTATTCCTGCCTGTGATTTGCGGTCTGTGTGA
- a CDS encoding DUF3795 domain-containing protein yields the protein MIDEKILNALAPCGISCEKCFAYADGEIRKSSMKLKEKLGNFEPYAKRFETLLNNPIFSKYPDFKILLDHFASENCKGCRKENCKIFTACGVRSCHQEKGVDFCFQCEEFPCNKTNFDENLHNRWIKLNYEIREKDIEAYYAETKDKPRY from the coding sequence ATGATCGACGAAAAGATACTTAACGCACTGGCCCCCTGCGGAATAAGTTGTGAAAAATGTTTTGCTTATGCTGATGGGGAGATCAGAAAATCCAGCATGAAACTTAAGGAAAAACTCGGGAATTTTGAACCATATGCCAAAAGATTTGAAACGCTGTTGAACAACCCCATATTCAGCAAATATCCTGATTTCAAGATACTGCTGGACCATTTTGCCTCTGAGAACTGCAAGGGGTGCAGAAAAGAAAACTGTAAGATCTTTACTGCCTGTGGTGTAAGAAGCTGTCATCAGGAAAAGGGAGTTGATTTCTGCTTCCAGTGTGAAGAATTCCCATGCAATAAAACCAATTTTGATGAAAACCTCCATAATCGATGGATAAAACTGAACTATGAAATCCGGGAAAAAGATATAGAAGCCTATTATGCTGAAACAAAGGATAAGCCGAGGTATTGA
- a CDS encoding carboxymuconolactone decarboxylase family protein, with translation MSDLTIKKIEQSIEDRKSLHLEFLKNVKTYKPFLELEEKAFKDGALSKKTKELMALSISIVTKCEPCMEWHLDQALMVGASDEEVYETIDVAIEMGGGPAGAYARFVLKALEYFREKRNGK, from the coding sequence ATGTCTGATTTGACCATTAAAAAGATAGAACAGAGTATAGAAGATCGTAAGAGTTTACATCTGGAATTCCTTAAGAATGTAAAAACATACAAGCCATTTCTTGAGTTGGAAGAAAAGGCATTTAAGGATGGAGCCTTGAGTAAAAAGACAAAAGAACTGATGGCATTATCTATATCTATAGTAACTAAATGCGAACCATGCATGGAATGGCATCTTGACCAGGCTTTAATGGTGGGGGCTTCAGATGAAGAAGTTTACGAAACCATAGATGTGGCGATTGAGATGGGTGGAGGGCCAGCAGGGGCATATGCACGTTTTGTCCTTAAAGCATTGGAATACTTCAGAGAGAAAAGAAATGGAAAATGA
- a CDS encoding GNAT family N-acetyltransferase — MNIREAKIEDVPMIAKLSGELGYSSDKKIVLQRFMKIKSDINHAIFVAECDSYKIVGWIHIMPRILLLIRPLAEIGGLIVSEKYRRKGLGQRLVEYAEAWAQNNNYEGIIVRSDTKRIESHHFYPQIGYNLLKDQKVYIRFFNCVTP; from the coding sequence ATGAATATTCGTGAAGCAAAAATTGAAGATGTGCCAATGATAGCAAAACTGAGCGGGGAGCTTGGCTACTCAAGTGATAAGAAAATTGTCCTTCAGCGTTTCATGAAAATAAAATCAGACATAAACCATGCTATTTTCGTGGCTGAATGCGATTCATATAAAATTGTGGGTTGGATCCATATAATGCCTCGTATTTTATTGCTTATACGACCTCTTGCTGAAATTGGAGGATTGATCGTTTCAGAAAAATACAGGCGAAAAGGTTTGGGGCAGCGTCTTGTAGAATATGCGGAAGCCTGGGCTCAAAATAATAACTATGAAGGGATAATTGTCCGGTCTGATACCAAACGAATAGAATCACACCATTTTTATCCTCAGATTGGATATAATCTTCTTAAAGACCAAAAGGTATATATTCGGTTTTTTAATTGCGTTACTCCGTGA
- a CDS encoding rRNA pseudouridine synthase, whose product MEQRINRILSLSGVTSRRKADELIKSGRVSINGKKIFELGTKAVWGKDSIRVDGKEISGPQSRVYVMLNKPFGYITSMNDPQDRPVVTDLIEDIPERLYPVGRLDFDSIGLLILTNDGDFAYRLTHPKYHVARTYKVTIEGGISEDTMDRLKNGIQLEDGFSGTSKAALISQSGSRSVIRMTVTRGRNRMVRRMVEAVGCKVIQLMRTGFGELELGNLKIGKYRILTGNEVSALKDALGLK is encoded by the coding sequence ATGGAACAGAGGATTAACCGGATACTTTCTCTTTCAGGTGTTACATCAAGAAGAAAGGCTGATGAGCTTATTAAAAGCGGCCGTGTGAGTATTAACGGGAAAAAGATATTTGAACTGGGCACAAAGGCCGTATGGGGAAAAGACAGCATCAGGGTGGATGGAAAAGAGATTTCAGGCCCCCAGAGCAGGGTCTATGTCATGCTTAACAAGCCCTTTGGCTATATTACCTCCATGAATGATCCGCAGGATAGACCTGTGGTAACAGACCTTATAGAGGATATACCAGAAAGGCTCTATCCTGTGGGCAGGCTGGACTTTGACAGTATAGGCCTTCTTATACTCACAAATGACGGCGATTTTGCATACCGGCTTACACACCCGAAATACCATGTTGCAAGGACATACAAGGTGACAATCGAGGGTGGGATTAGTGAGGATACCATGGACAGGTTAAAAAATGGAATTCAGCTTGAAGACGGTTTCAGTGGCACATCAAAGGCGGCTCTTATCAGTCAGAGCGGCAGCCGTTCTGTTATAAGAATGACCGTGACAAGGGGAAGAAACAGGATGGTACGGCGTATGGTTGAGGCAGTTGGGTGTAAAGTTATACAGCTTATGCGTACCGGTTTCGGTGAGCTTGAGCTGGGGAATCTGAAGATCGGTAAATATCGTATTTTAACCGGTAATGAGGTGAGCGCCCTGAAGGATGCTTTAGGTTTAAAATAG